From a single Flavobacterium sp. genomic region:
- the sufC gene encoding Fe-S cluster assembly ATPase SufC, with protein sequence MLQIKNLHASVEDKEILKGINLEIKAGEVHAIMGPNGAGKSTLSSIIAGNENYEVSEGEIFLDGEEISELAPEERAHKGVFLSFQYPVEIPGVSVTNFIKTAINEKRKANNQDEMPANEMLKLIREKSELLEMDRKFLSRSLNEGFSGGEKKRNEIFQMAMLEPKIAILDETDSGLDIDALRIVANGVNKLKNENNAVLVITHYQRLLDYIVPDFVHVLMDGKIVKTGGADLALELEEKGYDWIKNGQVV encoded by the coding sequence ATGTTACAGATAAAAAACTTACACGCTTCGGTAGAAGACAAAGAAATATTAAAAGGAATCAACCTAGAAATTAAAGCAGGAGAAGTACATGCGATTATGGGACCAAATGGTGCCGGAAAATCAACATTATCTTCTATTATTGCTGGAAATGAAAATTATGAAGTTTCTGAAGGAGAAATCTTTTTAGACGGTGAAGAAATTTCAGAATTAGCACCTGAAGAAAGAGCACACAAAGGTGTTTTCTTATCGTTTCAATATCCTGTAGAAATTCCTGGAGTTTCGGTAACGAATTTCATTAAAACCGCAATTAACGAAAAACGTAAGGCAAACAATCAAGACGAAATGCCGGCGAATGAAATGCTGAAGTTAATTCGTGAAAAATCAGAATTATTGGAAATGGACAGAAAATTCTTGTCGCGTTCTCTAAACGAAGGTTTTTCGGGTGGTGAAAAGAAACGTAATGAAATTTTCCAAATGGCAATGTTGGAACCAAAAATCGCAATTTTGGACGAAACCGATTCAGGTTTAGACATCGATGCATTACGAATTGTTGCTAACGGAGTGAATAAATTGAAAAACGAAAACAACGCCGTTTTAGTGATTACGCATTACCAACGTTTATTAGATTATATCGTTCCTGATTTTGTTCACGTTTTAATGGATGGAAAAATCGTAAAAACAGGTGGAGCAGATTTGGCTTTAGAGTTAGAAGAAAAAGGATACGACTGGATTAAAAACGGACAAGTAGTATAA
- a CDS encoding S8 family peptidase: MKRNFRPLYLSLAFAFALASCGTQKMVSTPVENINNLPLKTTPVAENDLKRWSHLDLVKDTIPGMSVDKAYKELIKGKKGKKVIVGIVDSGVDINHEDLKAVIWTNPKEITGNGIDDDKNGYIDDIHGWNFLGDAVHEQLEMTRIVKKGPGTPDYDKAKAELEEELKGIQPQKQQLDFILNTEKTVATFLKKSDFTLEEVKAIQSDETGVKQAKAMFTQILSKSTKAEFDAQIEEFKDYVYGQINYNLNVEFDGRKIVGDNPNDLNDTKYGNNNVVGPEPKEAKHGTHVAGIVAQVRGNNLGGDGVTNNAQILTVRAVPNGDEYDKDIALGIRYAVDNGAKVINGSFGKYYSQQKEWVIDAIKYAESKDVLVVIAAGNESFDLDVTNKYPNDTYDGSPEFAKNVLIIGALSPAYGSKMIADFSNYGKNNVDIYAPGDEIYATTPLNTYEYLQGTSMASPNVAGVATLIRSYYPSLTAVQVKQIIMESGTPLKNTVTIGEDKHKANFADASKSGRIVNAYNALVLAAKMAK; the protein is encoded by the coding sequence ATGAAGAGAAATTTTAGACCTCTATACTTAAGTTTAGCTTTTGCCTTTGCTTTAGCAAGTTGCGGAACACAAAAAATGGTTTCAACTCCAGTTGAAAATATTAATAATTTACCTTTAAAAACTACTCCAGTTGCAGAAAATGATTTAAAACGTTGGAGTCATTTAGATTTAGTAAAAGACACGATTCCTGGAATGAGTGTTGACAAAGCTTATAAAGAATTAATCAAAGGAAAAAAGGGTAAAAAAGTTATCGTTGGAATTGTAGATTCAGGCGTTGATATCAATCACGAAGATTTGAAAGCGGTGATTTGGACCAATCCAAAAGAGATTACTGGAAATGGCATTGACGATGACAAAAACGGATACATTGATGATATACATGGGTGGAATTTCTTAGGGGATGCTGTTCATGAACAATTAGAAATGACGCGTATTGTTAAAAAAGGGCCTGGAACTCCAGATTATGATAAAGCGAAAGCGGAATTAGAGGAAGAGCTAAAAGGAATTCAGCCACAAAAACAACAATTAGATTTTATATTAAATACTGAGAAAACAGTAGCAACTTTCCTTAAAAAAAGTGATTTTACGCTAGAAGAAGTAAAAGCAATTCAATCGGATGAAACTGGGGTTAAACAAGCAAAAGCTATGTTTACGCAAATTTTAAGCAAATCTACCAAGGCTGAATTTGATGCTCAAATTGAAGAATTTAAAGACTATGTTTATGGACAAATAAACTATAATTTAAATGTTGAGTTTGATGGTAGAAAAATTGTGGGTGATAATCCAAACGATTTGAACGACACGAAATACGGAAACAATAATGTAGTTGGTCCTGAGCCAAAAGAAGCAAAACACGGAACACACGTTGCTGGAATTGTAGCTCAAGTTAGAGGAAATAATCTTGGTGGTGATGGTGTAACTAATAATGCTCAAATATTAACGGTAAGAGCAGTTCCTAATGGTGATGAATATGATAAAGATATCGCTTTAGGAATTCGTTATGCGGTGGATAATGGTGCTAAAGTAATCAACGGTTCATTCGGAAAATACTATTCACAACAAAAAGAATGGGTAATCGATGCTATTAAATACGCAGAATCAAAAGATGTTTTAGTAGTAATTGCTGCTGGAAATGAATCATTTGATTTAGATGTTACGAACAAATATCCAAATGACACTTACGATGGAAGTCCAGAATTTGCTAAAAACGTATTAATTATTGGTGCTCTTTCTCCAGCTTATGGAAGTAAAATGATTGCTGATTTTTCTAATTACGGAAAAAACAATGTAGATATTTATGCTCCAGGAGATGAGATATATGCAACAACACCTTTAAACACGTATGAATATTTACAAGGAACATCAATGGCTTCTCCAAATGTGGCGGGTGTTGCAACATTAATTCGTTCGTACTATCCTAGTTTAACTGCTGTTCAAGTAAAACAAATCATTATGGAAAGTGGAACTCCTTTAAAAAACACTGTAACTATTGGTGAAGACAAACATAAAGCTAATTTTGCTGATGCATCAAAATCGGGCAGAATTGTAAATGCTTATAATGCCTTAGTTTTAGCGGCAAAAATGGCTAAATAA
- the sufB gene encoding Fe-S cluster assembly protein SufB: MSKYTEDDLKVELENKEYEYGFYTELDSETFPVGLNEDIVRAISKKKEEPEWMTEWRLEAFRAWQEMIEPEWANVHYEKPDFQAISYYSAPKKADPNKKLEDVDPELLAMYKKLGISVDEQKKMNNVAIDIVVDSVSVATTFKKTLNEKGIIFCSISEAIKEHPELVRKYLGTIVPQKDNFYAALNSAVFSDGSFCYIPKGVRCPMELSTYFRINQGGTGQFERTLLIADEGSYVSYLEGCTAPSRDENQLHAAVVELIAMDDAEIKYSTVQNWYPGNKEGKGGVYNFVTKRGFCEKNAKISWTQVETGSAVTWKYPSVVLKGDNSIGEFYSIAVTNNYQQADTGTKMIHLGKNTKSTIISKGISAGKSQNSYRGLVQIGARAENARNFSQCDSLLMGNNCGAHTFPYIESKNASAKIEHEATTSKIGEDQVFYCNQRGIPTEKAIALIVNGFSKEVLNKLPMEFAVEAQKLLEISLEGSVG; this comes from the coding sequence ATGAGTAAATATACTGAGGACGACTTAAAAGTCGAATTAGAAAATAAAGAATACGAATACGGATTTTATACCGAATTGGACTCGGAAACGTTTCCTGTTGGGCTAAATGAAGACATTGTTCGTGCGATTTCAAAGAAAAAAGAAGAGCCTGAATGGATGACCGAATGGCGTTTAGAAGCCTTCAGAGCTTGGCAAGAAATGATTGAGCCTGAATGGGCAAATGTGCATTACGAAAAACCAGATTTTCAAGCAATTTCGTATTATTCAGCACCTAAAAAAGCCGATCCTAATAAAAAATTAGAAGATGTGGATCCTGAACTTTTGGCGATGTACAAAAAGTTAGGAATTTCGGTTGATGAACAAAAGAAAATGAACAATGTAGCGATTGATATCGTGGTAGATTCGGTTTCTGTAGCCACGACTTTCAAGAAAACATTAAACGAAAAAGGGATTATTTTTTGTTCGATTTCGGAAGCGATTAAAGAACATCCAGAATTAGTTCGTAAATATTTAGGAACCATCGTTCCGCAGAAAGATAATTTTTATGCGGCTTTAAATTCGGCGGTTTTCTCGGACGGAAGTTTCTGTTATATTCCAAAAGGTGTTCGTTGTCCAATGGAATTATCAACCTATTTCCGTATCAATCAAGGAGGAACAGGTCAGTTTGAAAGAACGTTACTAATTGCTGATGAAGGAAGTTATGTTTCTTATTTAGAAGGTTGTACGGCGCCAAGTCGTGATGAAAACCAATTGCACGCTGCTGTTGTAGAATTAATTGCGATGGACGATGCCGAAATCAAATATTCAACTGTTCAAAACTGGTATCCAGGAAACAAAGAAGGCAAAGGAGGAGTTTATAACTTCGTTACCAAAAGAGGTTTCTGTGAGAAAAACGCTAAAATTTCTTGGACACAAGTAGAAACAGGTTCGGCGGTAACTTGGAAATATCCATCAGTTGTGTTGAAAGGCGATAATTCAATTGGAGAATTTTACTCCATTGCAGTAACCAACAATTATCAACAAGCCGATACCGGAACGAAGATGATTCACTTGGGTAAAAATACCAAATCGACGATTATCTCTAAAGGAATTTCAGCAGGTAAATCACAAAATAGTTATAGAGGATTAGTGCAAATAGGAGCAAGAGCTGAAAATGCTCGAAATTTCTCACAATGTGATTCGTTGTTAATGGGGAATAATTGTGGTGCACACACATTCCCATATATCGAAAGTAAAAATGCTTCGGCAAAAATTGAACACGAAGCTACGACTTCAAAAATTGGTGAGGACCAAGTGTTTTATTGCAACCAACGCGGAATTCCTACCGAAAAAGCAATTGCCTTAATCGTAAACGGTTTCAGTAAGGAAGTATTGAATAAATTGCCAATGGAATTTGCTGTGGAAGCGCAGAAATTGTTGGAAATTTCGTTAGAAGGTTCAGTAGGATAG
- a CDS encoding iron-sulfur cluster assembly accessory protein: MIKVSDTASKKIISMMQEDGFDAAKDYVRVGVKSGGCSGLSYELKFDNQICENDKIFEDNNVKIAVEKKSFLYLAGTILEFSGGLNGKGFVFNNPNAQRTCGCGESFSL, translated from the coding sequence ATGATTAAAGTATCTGATACAGCAAGTAAAAAAATCATCAGCATGATGCAAGAAGATGGTTTTGACGCAGCCAAAGATTACGTGCGAGTAGGCGTAAAAAGTGGTGGTTGTTCCGGTTTGTCTTATGAATTGAAATTTGACAACCAAATATGTGAAAACGATAAAATATTTGAAGATAATAATGTAAAAATTGCCGTTGAGAAAAAGAGTTTTCTTTATTTGGCAGGAACAATATTAGAATTTTCAGGTGGTTTAAACGGAAAAGGATTTGTTTTTAACAATCCAAATGCACAAAGAACGTGTGGATGTGGAGAGAGTTTCTCTCTATAA
- a CDS encoding MBL fold metallo-hydrolase, which produces MKLYPIEAGNFKLDGGAMFGVVPKTIWNKTNPADENNLIDIAARCLLIEDGNRLTLIDTGMGNKQSDKFFGYYSLWGDHSLDKSLEKAGFHRDDITDVFMTHLHFDHCGGSVNWNKDKTGYEVAFKNAKFWTNENHWEWSTKPNSREKASFLHENIIPMQESGQLNFIKRPDGDFLSESELGFGIFFADGHTEKQMLPHINYNAKTIVFCGDLLATAGHIPIPYVMGYDTRPLLTLDEKAKFMNAAAENNYYLFLEHDAHNEIITVEKTEKGVRLKEVFKSEDILK; this is translated from the coding sequence ATGAAACTATATCCAATAGAAGCCGGAAATTTTAAATTAGACGGTGGTGCTATGTTTGGCGTAGTTCCAAAAACCATTTGGAATAAAACCAATCCGGCCGATGAAAACAACTTAATTGACATCGCTGCAAGATGTTTACTAATTGAAGACGGAAATCGTTTGACACTAATTGATACTGGAATGGGCAACAAACAATCGGATAAATTTTTTGGCTATTATTCGCTTTGGGGTGACCATTCATTAGATAAGTCGCTAGAAAAAGCTGGTTTTCACCGCGATGATATTACCGATGTGTTTATGACGCATTTGCATTTTGATCATTGTGGAGGAAGCGTGAATTGGAACAAAGACAAAACGGGTTACGAAGTAGCTTTTAAAAACGCAAAATTCTGGACCAACGAAAACCATTGGGAATGGTCAACAAAACCTAATTCAAGAGAAAAAGCATCATTTCTTCATGAAAACATCATTCCGATGCAAGAAAGTGGTCAATTGAATTTTATTAAAAGGCCAGATGGTGATTTTTTATCTGAATCGGAACTTGGTTTTGGAATTTTCTTTGCGGACGGGCATACCGAAAAACAAATGTTACCACATATCAATTACAACGCAAAAACCATCGTTTTTTGTGGTGATTTATTAGCAACTGCCGGACATATTCCGATTCCTTACGTTATGGGTTACGACACAAGACCTTTATTAACATTGGACGAAAAAGCAAAATTCATGAATGCTGCTGCAGAAAATAATTATTATTTGTTTTTAGAGCACGATGCACACAATGAAATTATTACGGTAGAAAAAACAGAAAAAGGGGTTCGATTAAAAGAAGTTTTTAAAAGTGAAGACATTTTAAAATAA